The following coding sequences are from one Verrucomicrobiia bacterium window:
- a CDS encoding class I SAM-dependent methyltransferase yields the protein MSAAPQPELEKRPPSCPVPRHPCNTLWWNRWRYTLWAPTYDAVAGSFNWARQRAIECLALQPGERLLIAGAGTGLDLPYVPRGVQITAVDLTPAMLKRLEARAARLGMTVEARVMNVQALEFAEASFDAVLLHLILAVVPDPIQCLRETERVLKPGGQVSVMDKFLPPAGWARLLLKLANPLLGLIASEANRELAPIVAATQLEIVRDEAALGRGWFRLVLLRKPAA from the coding sequence ATGAGTGCCGCTCCACAGCCAGAGCTGGAGAAACGCCCGCCGTCATGCCCCGTCCCGCGGCATCCGTGCAATACGCTGTGGTGGAATCGCTGGCGCTACACCCTTTGGGCGCCCACGTATGATGCGGTGGCGGGCAGTTTCAATTGGGCACGGCAACGGGCCATCGAGTGCCTGGCGCTGCAGCCGGGCGAACGATTGTTAATCGCCGGCGCCGGGACGGGGCTGGATTTGCCGTATGTCCCCCGGGGGGTGCAGATCACGGCGGTGGATTTGACACCGGCCATGCTCAAGCGGTTGGAAGCCAGGGCGGCCAGGCTGGGCATGACTGTGGAGGCGCGCGTCATGAATGTGCAGGCCCTGGAGTTTGCGGAGGCCTCCTTCGATGCGGTGCTGCTCCATCTCATTCTGGCTGTGGTGCCGGATCCGATTCAATGCTTGCGCGAAACGGAGCGCGTTTTGAAACCGGGAGGCCAGGTCTCTGTCATGGACAAATTCCTTCCCCCGGCCGGTTGGGCGCGTCTTCTTCTCAAACTGGCCAATCCGCTGCTGGGATTAATTGCCAGCGAGGCCAATCGCGAGTTGGCGCCCATCGTCGCCGCCACCCAACTTGAAATTGTGCGTGATGAAGCCGCTCTCGGGCGGGGATGGTTTCGGTTGGTGCTATTACGCAAACCCGCGGCCTGA